The Nostoc sp. 'Lobaria pulmonaria (5183) cyanobiont' genome window below encodes:
- a CDS encoding NAD-dependent succinate-semialdehyde dehydrogenase, whose translation MAIATINPATGETLKTFEALNDTEIVAKLDLANQTFEHYRQTSFSERSHWLQKAADILEQDKAEFAKLMTLEMGKPFKAAIAEVEKCAVVCRYYAEHAPGFLADVSIKTDANQSFVRYQPMGAILAVMPWNFPFWQVFRFAAPALMAGNVGLLKHASNVPQCALAIEYIIRRAGFPEGAFQTLLIGAAKVADLMADDRVKAATLTGSEPAGISLAVAAGKQIKKTVLELGGSDPFIVLESADLETAVVTATTARMLNNGQSCIAAKRFIVADAIADKFEKLLLEKFEALKIGDPMQPDTDLGPLATPGILQDLDQQVQAAIKSGGKVLIGGHPLSDRPGNFYPPTIIIDIPPEAPIAKEEFFGPVALLFRVSDIDAAIKLANDSPFGLGASAWTTNDQESDRLVEEIEAGAVFINSMVKSDPRLPFGGIKRSGYGRELSIQGIHEFVNVKTVWVK comes from the coding sequence ATGGCGATCGCCACGATTAATCCCGCCACTGGGGAGACGCTCAAAACCTTTGAGGCGCTCAATGATACCGAAATTGTCGCTAAACTCGATTTAGCTAATCAGACTTTTGAACACTATCGTCAGACTAGTTTCTCTGAACGATCGCATTGGCTGCAAAAGGCTGCTGATATTTTAGAGCAAGATAAAGCAGAATTTGCTAAGTTAATGACTCTAGAAATGGGTAAACCATTTAAAGCTGCGATCGCGGAAGTCGAAAAATGCGCCGTCGTCTGTCGCTACTATGCCGAACACGCCCCTGGTTTTCTAGCTGATGTCAGTATAAAAACTGATGCCAACCAGAGTTTTGTACGTTATCAACCAATGGGTGCGATTCTCGCGGTGATGCCGTGGAATTTCCCTTTTTGGCAAGTTTTTCGTTTTGCCGCACCAGCGCTGATGGCGGGGAATGTCGGCTTACTCAAACACGCTTCCAATGTGCCGCAGTGCGCCTTGGCAATTGAATATATTATCCGACGGGCAGGTTTTCCTGAAGGTGCTTTTCAAACTCTATTAATAGGCGCTGCCAAAGTTGCCGATTTAATGGCTGATGACCGCGTAAAAGCTGCTACCTTGACAGGCAGCGAACCAGCAGGTATATCCCTCGCCGTCGCCGCCGGCAAACAAATTAAAAAAACAGTTTTGGAATTAGGAGGAAGTGACCCGTTTATTGTGTTAGAAAGTGCTGACTTAGAGACAGCAGTTGTCACAGCTACTACAGCGCGGATGTTAAATAACGGGCAATCATGTATTGCAGCGAAACGTTTTATTGTCGCAGATGCGATCGCAGACAAATTTGAAAAATTGCTTTTAGAAAAATTTGAGGCGCTGAAAATAGGCGATCCCATGCAACCAGATACCGATTTAGGCCCCCTGGCAACACCTGGTATTCTCCAGGATTTAGATCAACAAGTGCAAGCTGCTATAAAAAGTGGTGGTAAAGTCCTCATCGGTGGACATCCTTTATCAGATCGTCCTGGAAACTTTTATCCGCCAACGATTATCATAGATATCCCCCCTGAGGCACCAATTGCAAAAGAAGAATTCTTTGGCCCGGTAGCCTTGTTATTCCGGGTTTCGGATATCGATGCTGCCATTAAACTCGCTAATGACAGCCCCTTTGGCTTAGGTGCAAGTGCTTGGACAACCAACGACCAAGAGAGCGATCGCTTAGTTGAAGAAATTGAAGCTGGTGCCGTGTTTATCAACAGTATGGTCAAATCCGATCCTCGGTTGCCCTTTGGTGGCATCAAGCGTTCTGGATATGGCAGGGAATTGAGTATCCAAGGTATACATGAGTTTGTCAACGTTAAAACTGTGTGGGTGAAGTGA
- a CDS encoding acetolactate synthase large subunit — MNTAELLVQCLENEGVQYIFGLPGEENLHVLEALKHSSIKFITTRHEQGAAFMADVYGRLTGKAGVCLSTLGPGATNLMTGVADANLDGAPLVAITGQVGTDRMHIESHQYLDLVAMFAPVTKWNKQIVRPSITPEVVRKAFKRSQSEKPGAVHIDLPENIAAMPVEGKPLRKDNSEKSYASFASIRAAAAAICQAVNPLILVGNGAIRAHASDAVTQFATLLNIPVANTFMGKGVIPYTHQLALWSVGLQQRDFITCAFDNTDLVIAIGYDLIEFSPKKWNRNGEIPIVHIGVSPAEIDSSYIPNAEVVGDISDSLYEILKLADRQGKPDPFAISLRSEIRADYEQYAHDDGFPIKPQKLIYDLRQVMGPDDIVISDVGAHKMWMARHYHCHSPNTCIISNGFAAMGIAIPGALAAKLVHPKRKVVAVTGDGGFMMNSQELETALRVGTPFVTIIFNDGGYGLIEWKQENQFGKGNSAFVHFSNPDFVKFAESMGLKGYRVESALDLIPTLKEALAQDVPAVIDCPVDYRENHRFSQKAGELSCAV, encoded by the coding sequence ATGAATACAGCAGAATTATTGGTGCAGTGCCTAGAAAATGAAGGAGTGCAATACATTTTTGGACTTCCTGGTGAAGAAAACCTTCACGTTTTGGAAGCGTTAAAACATTCTTCGATTAAATTTATTACGACTCGTCATGAACAGGGTGCAGCATTCATGGCCGATGTATACGGACGCTTAACAGGAAAAGCCGGAGTGTGTCTTTCTACTCTTGGCCCTGGGGCAACCAACTTGATGACTGGGGTAGCAGATGCTAACCTCGATGGTGCGCCCTTAGTGGCGATTACTGGTCAAGTGGGAACAGATAGAATGCATATTGAATCCCATCAATATTTAGATTTGGTGGCAATGTTTGCACCTGTTACCAAGTGGAATAAGCAGATTGTGCGACCGAGTATTACACCAGAAGTAGTACGGAAAGCATTTAAGCGATCGCAATCTGAAAAACCTGGTGCAGTTCACATCGATTTGCCCGAAAATATTGCTGCCATGCCCGTGGAAGGCAAACCTTTGCGTAAGGATAATAGTGAAAAAAGCTATGCATCGTTTGCTAGCATTCGGGCAGCAGCAGCCGCAATTTGCCAAGCAGTTAATCCATTAATCTTAGTAGGTAATGGGGCAATTCGCGCTCATGCAAGTGATGCAGTCACACAATTTGCTACATTGCTGAATATACCTGTTGCCAATACTTTTATGGGTAAAGGCGTGATTCCCTACACACACCAACTAGCTTTGTGGTCAGTGGGATTACAGCAAAGAGATTTTATTACGTGTGCCTTTGATAACACAGATTTAGTAATTGCGATCGGCTATGATTTGATTGAGTTTTCCCCCAAAAAATGGAATCGTAATGGTGAAATTCCTATTGTGCATATTGGGGTAAGTCCGGCAGAAATTGATAGTAGTTATATTCCTAATGCCGAAGTTGTGGGAGATATTTCAGATTCCCTCTATGAAATATTAAAATTAGCAGATAGACAAGGCAAACCCGATCCCTTTGCTATTAGCTTAAGATCAGAGATTCGGGCTGATTACGAACAGTATGCCCATGATGACGGATTTCCCATCAAGCCGCAAAAGTTAATTTATGACTTACGCCAAGTCATGGGTCCAGATGATATCGTCATCTCTGATGTTGGCGCACATAAAATGTGGATGGCCCGTCATTATCATTGCCATAGTCCCAATACTTGCATAATTTCCAACGGCTTCGCAGCTATGGGTATTGCCATTCCTGGCGCTTTAGCAGCAAAACTGGTTCATCCCAAGCGCAAAGTCGTTGCTGTCACAGGCGATGGCGGCTTTATGATGAATTCTCAAGAATTAGAAACAGCCTTGCGTGTCGGTACGCCCTTTGTCACCATAATTTTCAATGATGGTGGCTATGGATTAATTGAGTGGAAGCAAGAAAATCAATTTGGTAAAGGAAACTCAGCCTTTGTGCATTTTAGCAATCCTGATTTTGTCAAATTTGCCGAAAGCATGGGTTTAAAAGGCTACCGAGTTGAATCGGCTTTAGATTTGATTCCCACTTTGAAAGAAGCCCTCGCTCAAGATGTACCCGCCGTGATAGATTGTCCCGTAGATTATCGGGAGAATCACCGCTTCAGTCAAAAAGCCGGCGAGTTGAGTTGTGCGGTGTAA
- a CDS encoding ATP-binding protein — protein MMARSLRVAPEYIEKVKLAPGRNGYPSQQSLASDIGFSLSTVKSFLTGKPVDYLNFVELSKKLGLEWQDIAYKEPETQPPKPQPTNGEASPFITGVPITQPRYFFGREKELKRLFNLLKRHPLQNAAIIGKKRSGKTSLLHYLKNITTTPAEQLRLEQKSDWLPHPENYCWIFVDLQDARMQSREGLLKYILESLKMQVPTPCDLDRFMNVVSDNLHFPTVILLDEIGVGLQRCPELDDGFWESLRSLATNQTGGNLAFVLATPESPIEMVRNTGHSSPFFNIFGYTAYLGALTETEARELIASSPIAFTDEDVEWILTQSCCWPLLLQILCREKLFNLEEGENDDNWRKEGLRQIKPFTDLLDS, from the coding sequence ATGATGGCGCGATCGCTCCGAGTAGCCCCAGAGTATATTGAAAAAGTAAAGTTAGCACCTGGGCGTAACGGCTATCCCAGCCAGCAGTCTTTGGCTAGTGATATAGGATTTTCTCTCTCCACAGTCAAAAGCTTTCTCACTGGTAAACCTGTTGACTATCTGAATTTTGTAGAACTTAGCAAAAAACTGGGGTTAGAGTGGCAAGACATTGCATACAAAGAACCAGAAACTCAACCGCCTAAACCTCAGCCCACTAACGGGGAAGCATCACCCTTCATCACTGGCGTACCCATCACCCAACCCCGTTACTTTTTTGGGCGCGAGAAAGAATTAAAACGCCTCTTCAACTTACTCAAACGCCATCCCCTACAAAACGCCGCCATTATCGGCAAAAAGCGCAGTGGCAAAACATCCCTGCTGCACTACCTCAAAAATATCACCACCACCCCAGCAGAACAGCTGCGTCTTGAGCAAAAATCTGACTGGCTACCGCATCCAGAAAATTACTGTTGGATTTTCGTAGACTTGCAAGACGCACGAATGCAAAGCCGAGAAGGACTACTAAAGTACATCCTAGAATCACTGAAGATGCAAGTACCGACACCTTGCGATTTAGATCGTTTCATGAATGTAGTCAGTGATAATTTACATTTTCCCACAGTTATCTTATTAGATGAGATTGGCGTTGGGTTGCAACGCTGTCCAGAATTAGATGATGGCTTTTGGGAGAGTTTGCGGTCTTTGGCGACTAACCAGACAGGGGGAAATCTAGCATTTGTCTTGGCTACCCCTGAATCACCGATTGAAATGGTGCGAAACACAGGACACAGTTCACCATTTTTCAATATTTTCGGCTACACCGCATATCTGGGAGCATTGACTGAGACAGAAGCGCGGGAATTGATAGCGAGTTCGCCCATTGCCTTCACTGATGAAGATGTAGAGTGGATTTTGACACAAAGTTGCTGCTGGCCACTGTTGTTACAAATTCTGTGTAGAGAAAAATTATTTAACTTAGAAGAAGGGGAGAATGATGATAATTGGCGTAAGGAAGGTTTACGACAAATAAAACCATTTACTGATTTATTAGATTCATAA
- a CDS encoding adenylate/guanylate cyclase domain-containing protein, which produces MTELTLRLQEGDTETTIAVDQDVFTIGRLPECNLYLPFGGVSRNHARLVKTADGVWTIEDLGSKNGTQVNKYLVNYPQELHHGDIVWLGNVSLVVLLTTPVSQPTPEYPGISEINEQRTILHNVEQLQQQWIAADSKDGNINNKDKTIARLKDLVDIAKNLCAAASIEEIFSQVQQVVFRYLDSIDRLALLIDVNGCGQLELMNAATRNVSQHKHLPSDGSWISRSICQKVFEEKVVIQTGDTHQDERFASEQSILVKGIRSAMAVPLWDENKVVGVLYADANFSSYHWANEGEEELSFFSALANLVASSVQRWLLVEKLKTEEMIRHRLERYHSPAVVQQLISVGGLPGGRLAPTESEISILFADLVGFTAISERLTPTAIAQLLNNLFEEMLKEVFGCGGTLDKYIGDCIMAFFGAPEPQADHADRAVTTAKGMLTRLEHLNANGFWHEPLQLRIAINSGKAVVGDVGSSQRVDYTALGATINLAARMEAVCPPSECVISEATHTMLSQPLDFQEMGDYRFKGIERLVKIYQTKLQPVPTIIAPIINL; this is translated from the coding sequence ATGACTGAACTGACGCTACGCCTACAAGAGGGAGATACCGAGACAACGATCGCAGTTGACCAAGATGTATTTACAATTGGTCGTTTGCCGGAATGTAACTTGTACTTACCTTTTGGTGGAGTATCCCGCAACCATGCTCGCCTGGTAAAAACGGCTGACGGTGTGTGGACCATTGAGGATTTGGGCAGCAAAAACGGGACACAAGTCAATAAATATCTGGTTAACTATCCCCAAGAGTTACATCACGGCGATATTGTTTGGCTGGGCAATGTCAGCCTGGTAGTGCTGCTCACAACCCCTGTTTCTCAACCAACACCTGAGTATCCCGGAATTTCGGAGATTAATGAGCAAAGAACAATCCTTCATAATGTTGAACAACTACAACAGCAATGGATTGCAGCTGATAGCAAAGATGGCAACATCAATAATAAGGACAAAACTATTGCCCGTCTCAAAGACTTAGTGGACATAGCGAAAAATCTTTGTGCAGCCGCGTCCATAGAAGAGATTTTTTCTCAGGTGCAGCAAGTAGTTTTTCGTTACCTTGATAGTATTGATCGCTTGGCATTATTAATTGATGTCAATGGTTGCGGCCAGTTAGAATTAATGAATGCTGCCACTAGAAACGTTTCCCAACACAAACATCTCCCCTCTGATGGTAGTTGGATTAGTCGTAGTATTTGTCAAAAGGTATTTGAGGAAAAAGTCGTCATTCAAACCGGTGATACTCATCAGGATGAACGGTTTGCTAGCGAACAGAGTATTTTAGTCAAAGGCATTCGTAGCGCGATGGCAGTGCCTTTATGGGATGAAAATAAAGTTGTGGGCGTACTCTATGCCGATGCCAATTTTTCTTCTTACCATTGGGCGAATGAAGGTGAAGAAGAATTGAGCTTTTTTTCAGCTTTAGCAAACCTTGTAGCTTCTAGTGTGCAGCGTTGGCTATTAGTAGAGAAACTCAAAACTGAAGAGATGATTCGTCACCGATTAGAACGTTATCATTCTCCAGCAGTTGTACAGCAGTTGATATCTGTAGGCGGATTACCGGGTGGTCGTTTAGCTCCCACCGAGAGCGAAATCAGTATTTTGTTTGCTGATTTAGTTGGCTTTACGGCAATTTCTGAAAGGTTAACACCAACTGCGATCGCTCAACTATTAAATAATTTATTTGAAGAAATGCTAAAAGAAGTGTTTGGTTGCGGCGGCACTTTAGATAAATATATTGGCGATTGTATTATGGCATTTTTTGGCGCTCCAGAACCGCAAGCAGATCATGCCGATCGCGCTGTTACTACTGCCAAAGGAATGCTTACTCGTCTCGAACATCTTAATGCCAATGGTTTTTGGCACGAACCCCTGCAATTACGTATTGCAATTAATAGCGGTAAGGCTGTGGTGGGAGATGTCGGTAGTTCCCAAAGGGTAGATTATACGGCATTAGGCGCAACGATTAATCTTGCTGCTCGGATGGAAGCAGTTTGTCCCCCTAGTGAATGCGTAATTAGTGAAGCCACCCATACAATGCTTTCACAACCCTTAGACTTCCAAGAAATGGGAGATTATCGTTTCAAAGGTATTGAGCGATTAGTTAAGATTTATCAGACAAAATTGCAACCAGTGCCAACAATCATTGCTCCAATCATTAATCTTTAG